In Sulfitobacter albidus, the following proteins share a genomic window:
- a CDS encoding glycosyltransferase family 61 protein, protein MRNKIEFSADPAEIFANPWRTPGITLAAPPSFIWREAPAARIAGFGASAHPAISRRIGEVVTHTQRHRQMPRAFVFNAQPMIVEDLNIRKSHAFVGERALLKGASGTRLINQYRWEDPGLRDARTAALDTFFAECRMQNAGAVLRVGVPPEYVPIVIECRNTFNFFHFITESLAQLTLFDGLSEGREIVFHYPHSDDKHRAFTEGFADALFPELVGRIRFSRAPAQYNMALTGYDMLSAVSQMPLDPELTGMMGQDAAPGTVDFQPTLAMNSVSETILRLRARGLKAVAAHTGDLPRRIYVGRRDDHARARPVAGEARLLEHLALFGFETIAFEDYSPLDQIALMAGAEIVIAPHGAGLTHMMFARSDCHVIELGTLQTAQHRWADFWPLAHAAQCRFVSFFADFNSQNPSIEPDFSEDGLVPTALSDAAIAQILSYVVCVLGHVPDLPSADAVQSLAQRLLRMDLPDRALALLDAHKHLTEASGALCLTLADCHKALDSPKSELLALDRAFKLDPDRWQTLVRIIWCANRVERPQVIRWALSRLERDFPDRHDAFVANHAWVRYVA, encoded by the coding sequence GTGCGCAACAAGATCGAGTTCAGTGCGGATCCCGCGGAGATTTTCGCAAACCCATGGCGCACGCCAGGGATCACGCTTGCCGCGCCGCCGAGCTTTATCTGGAGAGAGGCCCCGGCGGCACGGATTGCGGGCTTTGGCGCCAGCGCGCATCCCGCAATCAGTCGCCGGATCGGCGAGGTGGTCACCCACACCCAACGGCACCGACAGATGCCGCGTGCTTTTGTGTTCAACGCACAACCGATGATCGTCGAGGATCTCAATATCCGCAAAAGCCATGCATTTGTAGGCGAGCGCGCGTTACTCAAGGGGGCGTCGGGCACGCGCCTGATCAATCAATACCGATGGGAAGATCCCGGACTACGCGACGCGCGCACGGCTGCGCTTGATACATTCTTTGCTGAATGCCGCATGCAGAATGCAGGGGCAGTGTTACGTGTGGGCGTCCCGCCCGAATACGTTCCCATTGTGATCGAGTGTCGCAATACCTTCAATTTCTTCCATTTCATCACCGAATCCCTTGCGCAACTCACCCTTTTTGATGGTCTCTCGGAGGGGCGAGAGATAGTTTTTCACTACCCGCACAGCGACGATAAGCATCGCGCCTTCACCGAGGGCTTTGCGGATGCGCTGTTTCCCGAACTGGTCGGACGGATTCGGTTTTCCCGAGCGCCAGCGCAATACAATATGGCGCTGACCGGCTACGACATGCTGAGCGCCGTATCGCAGATGCCGCTGGATCCCGAATTGACCGGGATGATGGGTCAGGACGCGGCGCCGGGCACTGTCGACTTCCAACCGACCCTCGCCATGAACAGCGTGAGCGAAACGATCCTGCGCCTGCGTGCCCGGGGCCTCAAGGCGGTGGCGGCGCATACGGGGGACTTGCCACGCCGTATCTATGTGGGCAGGCGCGATGACCACGCCCGCGCCCGTCCCGTCGCGGGGGAGGCGCGTCTGCTGGAACATCTTGCGCTTTTCGGGTTCGAGACTATTGCGTTTGAGGATTACAGCCCGCTGGACCAGATCGCTCTGATGGCGGGAGCGGAGATCGTGATCGCACCGCACGGCGCTGGTCTCACGCATATGATGTTTGCCCGGTCGGATTGCCACGTGATCGAATTGGGTACATTGCAGACAGCGCAACATCGCTGGGCAGACTTCTGGCCCCTGGCGCATGCCGCGCAGTGTCGCTTTGTCAGCTTTTTTGCGGATTTCAATTCCCAAAACCCCAGTATAGAGCCTGACTTCAGCGAAGACGGACTTGTCCCCACGGCATTGTCGGATGCGGCGATTGCCCAGATCCTCAGCTATGTGGTCTGCGTTCTTGGGCATGTGCCTGATCTGCCCTCAGCGGATGCGGTGCAAAGCCTTGCACAACGGCTGCTGCGGATGGATCTGCCGGACCGCGCACTTGCGCTGCTTGACGCACACAAGCATCTCACGGAAGCAAGCGGCGCGCTGTGTCTCACTTTGGCGGATTGCCACAAAGCGTTGGACTCCCCCAAATCAGAGCTTCTTGCGCTGGACCGGGCTTTCAAGCTGGATCCTGACCGCTGGCAGACGTTGGTGCGCATCATCTGGTGTGCCAACCGGGTGGAGCGTCCGCAGGTCATACGCTGGGCGCTCTCAAGGCTTGAGCGGGATTTTCCCGACCGCCACGACGCTTTTGTCGCCAATCATGCGTGGGTTCGCTACGTCGCGTGA